A DNA window from Fusarium fujikuroi IMI 58289 draft genome, chromosome FFUJ_chr11 contains the following coding sequences:
- a CDS encoding related to thioredoxin, giving the protein MMSAKKVSQYVINNLTSQLRVSDISNLYYSSITPPNPEKMVHNIRTKDEFQDALKKYPIVVVDFYSTQSAESKHIAATFAHAYELDKFRDFRFVKVDIDDLKGLAEELGVSQPATFHMYKNGEKINDLQSEHKEDLIQFLETGL; this is encoded by the exons ATGATGTCAGCTAAAAAGGTCTCACAATATGTAATCAACAAC TTGACTTCACAGTTGCGCGTCTCGGATATCTCCAATCTCTACT ACTCGTCAATCACCCCCCCCAATCCAGAAAAGATGGTGCACAACATCCGAAC CAAGGACGAGTTCCAAGATGCTCTAAAGAAGTATCCCATTGTCGTTGTTGACTTTTACTCCACGCAAAGCGCAGAGTCAAAGCACATTGCTGCCACGTTCGCTCA CGCCTACGAGTTGGACAAGTTCAGGGACTTCCGATTCGTCAAGGTCGACATCGACGACCTGAAGGGTTTAGCGGAGGAACTTGGTGTTTCGCAACCTGCGACTTTCCATATGTACAAGAatggtgagaagatcaaTGATCTGCAGAGTGAACACAAGGAGGATCTGATTCAATTCTTGGAGACTGGCCTGTAA
- a CDS encoding related to M.genitalium alanine--tRNA ligase, producing MATSEQTSKGRVVGDLACQSDSYLKTLETEVISCEKATKHAHKSKKSNGHSHSHDEWLIECADSVLFPEGGGQPSDHDTITPLSGSDQTPIPIKNVQRQGLRCIIYSPKPLSSGDKIRQEVDWKRRWDHMQQHTGQHLLSAVMQKRHELKTLGWGMGADESMNYVDLQRKPTEEEMQAIQSECTKLIRENLPIQVETPDDAKHDKLPGDYDKSDGVVRVIHIGDLDTNTCCGTHLSQTSHISLIILGSTQSVHGKNCRLSFITGDRAINLATSSVCAISTIAKLLSSSNVPSEVVSRTTALSDTVTDLKRSERKLLLEVAKFESEQAIRTIVQNRMNAYIHRYDGNTDFINKIVGETRDVLQGTGFVVVIAIGEPKGSGPVVIVGDQIAVDAMAQKVKVVIQDIKGGGAGGKWQGKVKEWTNAQLLALKEVVES from the exons ATGGCAACATCAGAGCAAACCAGCAAAGGTCGCGTTGTCGGCGACTTAGCATGTCAATCAGATTCATACCTCAAGACTCTGGAAACAGAAGTCATCTCGTGTGAAAAGGCGACGAAGCATGCGCATAagtcgaagaagagcaatgGGCATTCTCATTCGCATGACGAGTGGTTAATCGAGTGCGCTGACTCGGTACTGTTCCCGGAAG GCGGCGGTCAACCTTCAGATCATGACACAATCACCCCCCTCTCAGGTTCAGATCAAACCCCCATCCCCATCAAGAACGTTCAGCGTCAAGGTCTCCGCTGCATAATCTACTCTCCCAAGCCCCTATCCTCAGGTGACAAAATCCGTCAAGAGGTCGATTGGAAGCGAAGATGGGATCACATGCAGCAACATACCGGCCAACATCTTCTCTCCGCGGTGATGCAGAAGCGGCATGAGCTTAAAACTCTTGGTTGGGGCATGGGCGCTGATGAGAGTATGAACTACGTTGACCTACAGCGTAAGCCaacggaggaggagatgcaggCTATTCAGAGTGAGTGTACGAAATTGATCCGTGAGAACCTGCCGATTCAGGTTGAGACGCCGGACGATGCGAAGCACGATAAGCTCCCTGGTGATTATGACAAGTCCGATGGCGTTGTACGCGTTATACACATTGGAGACCTTGATACAAACAC ATGCTGCGGAACTCACCTCTCTCAAACATCTCACATCTCCCTCATAATCCTTGGCTCAACACAATCCGTCCACGGCAAAAACTGCCGTCTATCCTTCATAACCGGTGATCGCGCGATCAACCTCGCAACATCCTCCGTCTGTGCCATCAGCACCATCGCAAAGCTCCTTTCATCCAGCAACGTCCCTAGTGAAGTCGTCTCTCGAACTACAGCGCTTTCCGACACAGTCACAGACCTAAAACGCTCTGAGCGGAAGCTCTTACTCGAGGTTGCAAAATTTGAAAGCGAGCAGGCCATCCGCACCATTGTGCAGAACAGGATGAATGCGTACATTCACCGTTACGACGGGAATACggactttattaataagattgtCGGGGAGACGCGGGATGTTCTCCAGGGCACGGGCTTTGTGGTTGTTATCGCCATTGGGGAGCCAAAGGGTAGTGGACCGGTTGTCATTGTTGGTGATCAAATTGCGGTTGATGCGATGGCACAGAAGGTCAAGGTAGTTATCCAGGATATCAAGGGCGGAGGTGCAGGAGGTAAATGGCaaggcaaggtcaaggagtgGACGAATGCGCAACTTCTGGCGCTGAAAGAGGTTGTCGAGTCGTGA
- a CDS encoding related to feruloyl esterase B precursor: MVSSMIKKVLHLATVAISPVIAKPHSKCTAGTLLIPNGTISSVQHHVAGDVIPLPNTVASCGGPNFKANITADLCRIVISVSTSDSSSVRIEAWLPDDWNKRLLATGTGGIGGCIDFPTVQNGAQLGFASFGTNTGHDGEQGFDFFLNQPEVINDFGHRGIHVEAVVAKQIVQQYYGKKASKSYYQGCSTGGRQGLQNAQLYPDDFDGILAGAPGIDWLHIVASKGILARRIGWPDLTSDAYVRPEQWKAIVAKQIELLDPLDGVEDGIIDNPAAHAIDPVIMACGTGLFNSSICLKPQQVASVRAAYEPLADSEGNIVYPGFALGADTSVFSANQVNGTADLNYKVLQDFWRGAVYNDSTWTPHNFTVKDMDFAIKLNPGGVNAAEGELQKFYAKGGKIISYHGQADQTITPKLPAEYYAKVQANINATLENMHSFYRLFFVPGMYHCSGGPGAFDIGQVYPLKKDRLTAEENVLLALTKWVEEDQEPETIIGARFGSSGTPDKAKVQRKYCPYPYESRWDGSGNTTKADSWYCKLPGA, encoded by the exons ATGGTGTCGTCgatgatcaagaaggtcTTGCACCTGGCGACAGTAGCTATATCTCCAGTCATTGCAAAACCTCATTCAAAATGCACAGCCGGAACCCTACTGATCCCTAACGGGACCATCTCCTCAGTCCAGCACCACGTTGCTGGGGATGTCATACCCTTGCCGAACACAGTAGCATCCTGCGGAGGTCCAAACTTCAAAGCCAACATTACAGCAGACCTCTGTAGAATTGTTATCAGCGTCTCAACGAGCGACTCCAGCTCAGTCCGTATCGAGGCATGGCTTCCGGATGATTGGAACAAACGTCTACTGGCCACAGGAACAGGCGGCATTGGAGGATGTATCGATTTCCCAACTGTCCAAAATGGAGCACAACTTGGTTTTGCAAGCTTCGGAACCAACACAGGCCATGATGGTGAGCAGGGGTTTGACTTCTTCCTGAACCAGCCAGAGGTTATCAACGACTTTGGCCATCGAGGGATCCACGTTGAAGCCGTAGTCGCCAAGCAAATCGTGCAGCAGTATTACGGCAAAAAAGCCTCAAAAAGCTATTATCAAGGCTGTAGCACTGGAGGGCGCCAAGGTCTGCAGAATGCTCAACTCTACCCCGATGACTTTGACGGAATCCTTGCTGGAGCGCCAGGCATTGACTGGCTTCACATTGTGGCGTCAAAAGGCATCCTTGCTCGACGGATTGGATGGCCTGATCTGACTTCTGATGCATATGTTCGACCCGAACAGTGGAAGGCGATCGTGGCCAAACAGATTGAGCTGCTCGATCCTCTGGACGGTGTCGAGGATGGTATCATTGACAACCCTGCTGCGCATGCCATTGACCCAGTGATCATGGCCTGTGGCACTGGTCTATTCAACAGTTCTATCTGTCTGAAGCCCCAGCAAGTAGCGTCTGTCAGGGCAGCCTACGAACCTCTGGCAGACTCAGAAGGCAATATTGTATACCCAGGATTTGCATTGGGTGCTGACACGAGCGTCTTCTCAGCCAACCAGGTCAACGGTACTGCAGACCTGAACTACAAAGTCTTACAG GACTTCTGGCGCGGCGCGGTGTACAACGACTCCACTTGGACACCTCACAACTTCACGGTCAAAGACATGGACTTTGCCATTAAACTCAACCCAGGAGGCGTCAATGCCGCAGAAGGCGAACTTCAGAAGTTCTACGCCAAAGGAGGGAAGATAATCTCCTACCATGGTCAAGCTGACCAAACCATCACACCCAAATTACCAGCTGAGTATTACGCCAAGGTTCAAGCCAACATCAACGCCACGCTAGAGAATATGCACTCCTTCTACAGACTTTTCTTCGTTCCTGGGATGTATCACTGCTCAGGAGGTCCTGGTGCATTCGATATTGGTCAGGTGTATCCGTTGAAGAAGGATAGACTTACCGCTGAAGAGAATGTTCTCCTGGCTCTGACGAAGTGGGTTGAGGAGGATCAAGAACCTGAGACTATTATTGGCGCCAGATTTGGCAGCAGTGGGACTCCAGACAAAGCTAAAGTACAGCGAA AGTATTGTCCGTACCCGTATGAGAGCAGATGGGATGGATCTGGAAACACCACCAAGGCCGATAGTTGGTACTGCAAGCTTCCTGGAGCATAA
- a CDS encoding related to methyltransferase — MSSPKSQKSRSPTKSPPGPQSPAAVGQVAEEQAAIEVDDDSDSSYSKSTGITDTESLRSSIMAFKWENGRRYHAYQDGSYWAPNDDRQQEAEDLMHEVYRIILGNSLYEAPIGDNPQKVLDIGCGTGIWAIEFADEHPSADVLGVDLSPIQPSFVPPNCRFEVDDITNEWTYPEDTFDFIHARSMIGCLPDWTEFYRKAFKHTKPGGWVESVELWGNSKCDDDTLKPESPLHKWVEVFKKIESLTGKSFFWDDKMQQSISDAGFINVSGRRIKVPIGTWPKDKTLKQWGAWNRHFLLQGLEGFSIRGLTEMLGWKYEDAQLFLADMRKELTNPALHAYLDVTVFYGQKPEA; from the exons ATGTCGTCCCCAAAGTCGCAAAAGTCTAGGTCCCCTACCAAGTCACCTCCGGGACCCCAATCCCCCGCTGCGGTGGGCCAGGTCGCTGAAGAGCAAGCGGCAATTGAAGTT GATGATGATTCGGACTCTTCTTACTCTAAATC CACCGGAATTACGGATACTGAGTCTCTTCGGTCGTCGATTATGGCGTTCAAATGGGAAAATGGACGACGATATCACGCTTACCAAGATGGGTCATATTG GGCTCCCAATGATGAtcgccaacaagaagccgaAGACTTGAT GCACGAGGTGTACAGAATCATTCTCGGCAATTCGCTCTATGAGGCACCCATTGGCGACAATCCTCAG AAAGTCCTTGACATAGGATGCGGAACTGGTATCTGGGCGAT CGAGTTCGCTGACGAGCATCCTTCCGCTGACGTTCTCGGCGTCGATCTTTCTCCCATCCAGCCAAGCTTCGTGCCCCCCAACTGCAGGTTCGAGGTTGACGATATCACAAACGAATGGACTTATCCTGAAGACACCTTTGACTTCATCCACGCTCGCTCTATGATAGGCTGTCTTCCAGACTGGACCGAGTTTTACCGCAAAGCGTTCAA GCATACGAAGCCTGGTGGCTGGGTAGAGAGCGTAGAGCTCTGGGGCAACTCAAAGTGTGATGACGATACCCTGAAGCCTGAGTCGCCACTTCACAAGTGGGTAgaagtcttcaagaagattgaaTCTCTGACAGGCAAATCCTTTTTCTGGGATGACAAGATGCAGCAGTCCATCTCTGATGCTGGATTCATCAATGTTTCGGGTCGAAGGATCAAGGTTCCTATTGGAACTTGGCCGAAGGACAAAACTCTTAAGCAATGGGGTGCTTGGAACCGCCATTTCCTTCTTCAGGGTCTCGAAGGTTTCTCGATCCGTGGCTTGACGGAAATGCTGGGC TGGAAATACGAGGATGCTCAGCTGTTCTTGGCCGATATGCGCAAAGAATTGACGAACCCAGCTCTGCATGCGTATCTTGATGT TACTGTATTTTATGGACAGAAGCCCGAGGCTTGA
- a CDS encoding related to short chain dehydrogenase, with protein sequence MVRVFITGSTDGIGQAAAKLLAEQGHQVVLHARNADRAASAKAAIPNAAAVLVGNLSSIEETKKLAKDANKAGPFDVIVHNAGIGYGSTALREITSDKISAVFAVNTLAPYILTCLMDKPRSRLLFMSSDSHYSGDETLKNATQSHSYGNTKLHDTMLAKAFARRWTDIQVLSMHPGWVKTKMGGSSAPVQLSEPAKALASWVAGKGSLTKATSGAFVTTSGESRPHPGADNVNKQEELLEMCKSVSGVDVPAE encoded by the coding sequence atgGTTCGCGTATTCATCACGGGGTCGACTGACGGCATCGGTCAAGCTGCCGCAAAGCTCCTCGCCGAGCAAGGCCACCAGGTCGTGCTTCACGCCAGAAACGCCGATCGCGCCGCATCAGCCAAAGCCGCCATTCCCAACGCCGCAGCCGTTCTCGTCGGCAATTTATCGTCAATcgaagagaccaagaaacTCGCCAAAGACGCAAACAAAGCTGGGCCATTTGATGTCATCGTGCACAACGCAGGCATCGGCTATGGCTCGACAGCATTAAGGGAAATCACTTCGGACAAGATCTCAGCTGTATTCGCAGTCAACACCCTCGCGCCATACATCCTCACGTGTCTCATGGATAAGCCCAGGAGTAGACTTCTGTTCATGAGTTCGGATAGTCACTACAGCGGTGATGAGACTCTCAAGAACGCGACGCAGTCGCACTCTTACggcaacaccaagcttcacGACACCATGCTCGCGAAAGCCTTTGCACGGCGCTGGACCGATATTCAAGTCCTCAGCATGCATCCTGGGTGGGTAAAGACCAAGATGGGAGGTAGCTCAGCACCAGTTCAATTAAGCGAACCAGCAAAAGCATTGGCAAGCTGGGTCGCTGGTAAAGGATCTCTGACAAAGGCTACGTCGGGTGCGTTCGTTACAACAAGTGGAGAGAGCAGACCTCATCCGGGAGCGGACAATGTGAACAAGCAGGAAGAGTTGCTTGAGATGTGCAAGTCAGTTTCTGGCGTTGACGTACCAGCAGAGTAG
- a CDS encoding related to transcription factor spt3 yields the protein MAPFEPSFTNEIQQMMFVAGETQEIANETAALVEQIVRDQIIHLLTKAKELSARRGEKFIAIKDILFQVRHDTARMTRLQNVIRWKKLRGEARKTTNDKDKPENDAEDSFSDTDNAAEDTTKKTTEPSAALMPWDEEFMFTVRPPGGDADAIQISGKSRERLIWADEVTSKMSSEEYTKWCSYRKASFHRAKEARFREWACIGVVADLRKKDDAIEILGSIAVEMVKRLTNMALSIQAQEITTQGGKENEAAAAALQARRQGLFLMSNPQRPAINAGHIRKAFEMTQSTPKRRGYQLNRMVGPKPLQLI from the exons ATGGCGCCTTTCGAACCCAGCTTCACCAACGAGATCCAGCAG ATGATGTTCGTCGCCGGTGAGACGCAGGAAATCGCCAACGAAACCGCCGCCCTCGTCGAGCAGATAGTTCGCGACCAGATAATCCACCTG CTTACTAAGGCCAAAGAGCTCTCCGCCCGACGCGGAGAGAAGTTCATCGCAATCAAGGATATCCTGTTCCAGGTTCGCCACGACACCGCCCGAATGACTCGCCTACAGAATGTCATCCGGTGGAAGAAACTCCGCGGGGAAGCCAGAAAGACAACaaatgacaaagacaagccCGAGAACGATGCCGAAGATAGTTTCTCCGACACCGACAACGCGGCTGAAGATACCACCAAGAAGACCACCGAGCCTTCCGCTGCTCTCATGCCCTGGGACGAAGAATTCATGTTCACCGTTCGACCTCCCGGcggtgatgctgatgctaTCCAGATCAGCGGGAAATCCCGCGAGCGCCTCATCTGGGCTGACGAAGTCACCAGCAAGATGTCTAGCGAAGAGTACACCAAATGGTGCTCCTACCGAAAGGCCTCCTTCCACCGCGCCAAAGAGGCCAGGTTCCGCGAGTGGGCTTGCATCGGCGTAGTCGCTGACCTCCGAAAGAAAGACGACGCCATTGAGATTCTGGGCTCTATCGCCGTGGAAATGGTTAAGCGCCTTACCAACATGGCGTTGTCGATCCAGGCACAGGAGATCACGACTCAGGGCGGGAAGGAGAATgaggcagcggcagcagcccTTCAGGCTAGAAGACAGGGCCTGTTCCTTATGTCGAACCCGCAGCGACCTGCTATTAATGCTGGGCATATCCGAAAGGCGTTTGAGATGACGCAGTCGACGCCGAAGCGACGGGGGTATCAGCTGAACCGGATGGTAGGGCCAAAGCCTCTTCAGTTGATCTGA
- a CDS encoding related to peroxisomal short-chain alcohol dehydrogenase has product MNPPTATINGITIRNHGKPYEAISPERSELSQAGRTVLVCGGSTGIGHAIARNYCIAGASAVIILGRRGDVAEESASKLDEAYAGTKVTWRTCDLFNKDQAKQLWDDLEKEKTLVDVLIVNAVGQPELKPILEQGTDRLWQDFENNVHAPLYLVERFYKQPEHTKQKFVVSVSTQDIHRWDSAPQMPGYQLTKNSFAVVLQQIARDTPESSMRIISFHPSVVFTEAAKKAGYTEDTLPWSDENIPGGFAVWASSPKAEVLHGRFVWSTWDVNDLVSGDLRKQIESDPWLLKVGVKGL; this is encoded by the exons ATGAATCCACCCACCGCAACTATCAACGGTATCACAATC CGAAACCATGGCAAACCCTACGAAGCCATCTCACCCGAACGATCTGAGTTATCGCAAGCTGGTCGAACAGTCCTTGTCTGCGGCGGTTCCACAGGCATTGGCCATGCAATTGCACGAAACTATTGCATTGCGGGTGCATCAGCCGTCATCATCTTAGGTCGCCGTGGTGATGTTGCCGAAGAGTCCGCTTCCAAGCTGGATGAGGCTTACGCCGGCACCAAGGTGACCTGGCGTACCTGCGATCTGTTCAACAAAGACCAGGCCAAACAGCTTTGGGATGACttggagaaggaaaagactTTGGTTGACGTTCTTATTGTCAATGCTGTTGGCCAGCCCGAGCTTAAGCCGATCCTAGAGCAAGGCACGGATAGACTTTGGCAAGACTTTGAGAACAACGTCCATGCTCCTTTATACCTCGTTGAAAGATTCTATAAGCAGCCGGAACACACCAAGCAAAAG TTTGTTGTGTCGGTGTCAACTCAAGATATTCATCGTTGGGACAGCGCGCCTCAGATGCCTGGATATCAACTGACCAAGAACTCCTTTGCTGTCGTCTTGCAGCAGATCGCTCGTGACACGCCAGAGTCCAGCATGCGCATCATCTCATTCCATCCATCCGTTGTGTTTACAGAAGCAGCAAAGAAGGCCGGATACACCGAGGACACTCTACCTTGGTCAGATG AGAATATCCCTGGTGGTTTCGCTgtctgggcttcttctccaaagGCGGAGGTCCTTCATGGTCGTTTCGTCTGGTCTACATGGGATGTAAACGACCTAGTATCTGGAGATCTCAGGAAGCAGATTGAATCGGATCCTTGGCTACTTAAAGTTGGAGTGAAGGGTTTATAG
- a CDS encoding related to sulfite oxidase and related enzymes, whose protein sequence is MESVIAKPMSHAISPVPSTGAERQACTSIDPEGFFLRPPPTPHHLSSFITPDDQLFQTIHMGAAVIDNEKWLLVVDGLVRKPFALSLAQLKAFPQASVTSFHECYGSPLKPPTSNPWRIGNMVWTGVRLSTILALAEPLPEACFVWSEGLDHGKFFEYEADRYQKDLPVAKAQRAEVLLALKINGDPLSKERGGPVRLVVPGWFGTNSTKWLCRLSLQETRAPGPFAAVLYNEKDPTDPESVRMRPVWEVEVNSMITKPVDSAALSAGSVWVEGWAWSHDGVALVEISRDEGQSWIRGKVDDKEDQAWQKFTAAVDLEPGVWRLMARATSESGMQQPLAGRRNHVHSIPVNVK, encoded by the coding sequence ATGGAATCAGTCATCGCAAAGCCCATGAGCCATGCTATTTCCCCAGTACCGTCAACCGGTGCTGAGAGACAGGCTTGTACATCCATTGATCCCGAGGGTTTCTTCCTGCGCCCTCCGCCGACACCTCACCATTTATCGTCCTTTATCACACCAGATGACCAGTTATTCCAAACGATACATATGGGTGCTGCTGTAATTGATAATGAAAAGTGGCTGCTGGTAGTTGATGGCCTTGTTCGGAAACCGTTTGCCCTCTCTTTGGCACAACTCAAGGCGTTCCCTCAGGCTTCAGTTACGTCCTTTCACGAATGCTACGGAAGTCCTCTGAAACCTCCAACGAGTAACCCTTGGCGTATTGGCAACATGGTATGGACTGGCGTTCGACTGTCGACCATCCTCGCTCTTGCAGAGCCTCTTCCTGAAGCATGCTTTGTTTGGTCAGAAGGTCTTGATCATGGAAAGTTCTTTGAGTACGAAGCAGACCGCTATCAGAAAGACTTACCTGTAGCGAAAGCTCAAAGAGCTGAAGTGCTCCTCGCATTGAAGATCAACGGAGATCCACTCAGTAAGGAACGAGGAGGACCGGTGAGACTTGTTGTGCCGGGTTGGTTTGGCACAAATTCGACAAAGTGGCTTTGCAGGCTTTCATTGCAGGAGACTCGCGCCCCGGGACCTTTCGCTGCTGTTCTTTATAATGAGAAAGACCCAACAGATCCTGAAAGTGTGAGGATGCGGCCGGTATGGGAAGTTGAAGTGAATTCGATGATAACGAAGCCCGTGGACTCTGCAGCCCTTTCTGCAGGATCGGTATGGGTTGAAGGTTGGGCTTGGAGTCATGATGGAGTAGCACTGGTAGAAATCAGTAGAGATGAAGGACAGAGCTGGATTCGAGGGAAGGTAGATGACAAGGAAGATCAGGCTTGGCAAAAATTCACTGCCGCAGTTGATCTTGAGCCCGGAGTTTGGAGGTTAATGGCTCGGGCAACTTCTGAAAGTGGAATGCAACAGCCTTTGGCTGGAAGACGGAATCACGTCCATAGCATTCCGGTAAATGTTAAATGA